The Ovis aries strain OAR_USU_Benz2616 breed Rambouillet chromosome X, ARS-UI_Ramb_v3.0, whole genome shotgun sequence genomic sequence caaaaaccctACCACTAATAACGTACATAATGTGGAGAGATGAGATGCTTTGCCCAAGATCCAGAACAAAGCAAGTCTGCCTACACTCACCGCTCTCATTCAATATAGTGCTAGAAGTTATAAACAGTGCAACAATAAGGCAAAAGGGGAAATGAAAGGATATAgattgaaaacaaagaaataaaactgtccttattcacagatgacatgatcctctacaaacagagttccaaagaatctatgcaccacccccccccaaaaaaaaacccacctagaAATTGTAAGTCAGTTGAACAAGGTCATAGAATACAAGATGAACATACAAAAGTCAACTGTATTTCTACATACTAGCAATGCACATGTGAAcaccaaaattaaaatacagcaCCATTTACAGTCACTCAAAAAATGAAATGCTTagtgtaaatctaacaaaatatgttcaGGACATAAatgttgaaaattataaaatattcataaaaataaatgaaatttaaataaatattacccAGGTGTTCATAGACTGGAAAACTAAACATAGTAAAGATGTCATTTCTCCTCAAAATGATAAATGGCTCTAACATGATTCCTATGAAAATCCTAGCAAGATTTTTTGTAGATATAGACaatattattctaaaatttatatgcaaacacaaaggatttagaatagctaaaacaattttgaaaaagaataaagttgaagGAAAGGGTCTAACTATATTCAAGACTTATTCCATAGTAATTAATACTGTATAGTGTTGGAGGAAGGATAGACACattgatcaatggaacagaaaagagaatgaagaaataGATGTACAAAACTATGGTTAAGTGGTTTTCTACAAAAATGCAAAACCAGTTCAATGGAGGAAGCATAGACTTTCCAGCAAATGATGCTGGAGCAATTGGACAACCACAGGTAAAAGAATGAACCTTGGCTTAAACCTCAAACTTTacatgaaaataaacacaaaagagaCCACAGATTTAAATCTAAAACCTAAAGTTGTAAAACTTTTAGTAAAAAACAGGGCAAATTATTTGGGATCTAGGTTTATTTGGGATCAAAGAGTTCTTGACATCAAAACCATGACTTATGGAGGAAAAATTTGGTAAGTTGAACTTTATCAAAATTGGAAACTTTTGCCTGAGAAACACCAAGAGATAAAAAGACAAGTTACAatgtgggagaaaatacttgaaaggCACATATCCAACAAAGAACAAGTAtctaaaatataggaaaaaaaaaaactttcaaaactcaatgtcaaaaaaaaaaaaaaaaacaggtcagTTATAAAATGGGCAAATAACAAAGATTTAACCCAAGAGGATATGGCACAGATGGCaaatgggcacatgaaaagatgaacatgactagccaccagggaaacacaaattaaaaccacagtgagatgtcaCTACACATAtatcagaatgactaaaatttaaaaaaaaaattgagacaacatcaaatgctggtgaggatgcagagaaactggatcctgtatacactgctggtgagaatgcacaATGGTATAGCTGCTCTGGAAAATAGCTTCTTAAAAAACTGAACATGCACTTGTAATATGACTCAGAAATTGCATTCCTGGgtattttccccaaagaaatgaaGACTTGTACTCACAAAAAATATCTATATATGGATGTTTATAGAAGGGGTTGTAACAACCCAAAGCTGAAATATATACATgccatggaatactacttagcaatgAAAAGGACTTAAGTTTTTGATACATgtcatggaatactacttagcaataaaaaggacTTAAGTTTTTGATACATGTAACAACTTGGACAAATGTCCACTTCTCTCATTTGCAACAAGGAGGAGGTTGTCTCAGGAGCCTTTTGGTTTGGGAATTCAAGATACAGGTGAGCAGAGTAGGGCAGGATGGGAGTATATTTGAACAGTTTAAgggtttaatttcattttattttttagaacttttAGAGATTCAGAATAATCGTAAGTAAATGGCTTGACAAATGCCAATTGTTGTGCTTTGTGGGCATCCTAAGGAGCCCATTTTGGAAGCTTGGAACTGAGGAGAAGGGGAATTTAGGATGGGTGCATTCTGTTGGCACAAGCGGAAGTCTGCTTAACTgtagtgaatgagtgaatgagagcGGCTGTTTCTCACACTGAGATGGGACAGGGTGGATTTGAGGCATAAACTGAAAGGACTCTGTGTTCCCAGGACCATAAGGAAATGTCTTTGTTTTAACACACAAAATTAAGTGTTCATCAGTCAAGGGAACGAAAGAACTGGAGAGAGACAAGTTGCCTCCAGAACACAAGGAGCAATGGGAAGTCCAGTGTCAGAGCACGCTCAGCTAACAATATTTGTCATATGATTCTCAAGCATGACCAGTGTCTGCCTTGTGTTCAGGCTAGGATGTGAAGTAGGCAGTTGAGTCTGTGAAAACTCTCCACAAATTCAATAGTCACACATAACAGTACAAAGGTGGGACTTTTAAGCGGGAATTAGAACCCAGCTCAGAACGGAAGCACCCGTTGCTACGGGGTCTAGTGAGGGCATATGAAGGGTCTCCCAACAGCCAATCGTAGCGCCAGACGTGTTCAGGGGGCGTAACCATGGAGAGACATTGGCCAATGGCAGAGAGGACCGTGAATAGGGTGAGCGCTACCAGCTCTCGATGAGAGCAGAGTGCAGTGGCCAGGGGAGGTTGAAGAACTCTAGCTAGGTTGGCGGTTGGACTATTGACTAAACGGTAGTAGTACTTAAGCTGCCACCAAACTTCTCGCCTGCCATTAAAGATCATGGAAGATTCACGGAGTGAACAACAGCGGATGTTACGACGCCACTACCGCGAGAAGAAAGAGCTACAGGCCCGTATTCAACTCATGAAGAGTTCGGTCCCCAAGAGcgacaagaagaaaagaaagcagttGAATCTCGACGTGGCCCGCCTTGAGGCCGAGATGGAGCAGAAGCACCAGCAGGAGCTGGAGAAGTTCCAAGGTTTCCCTGATATCAGCAACGTTGATTCTGTCACTGAAAATCTAGCCAAGATGGATCTCGAGAACCAGCCTCCGCGCTTCTCCAGGGCACAGAGAAAGCGCGAAAGAAGGGCAGCCCTCGAGAGAGCACGCCAGGAGAGGATTGCGGAGGTTGACATGGAGTATCTGGCCAGCTTCCGCCAAGACGAGGAAGAGAAGCTCAGCGCCATCCTGGGGGCCAAGCATCTAGAGATGAAGGATATGC encodes the following:
- the OTUD6A gene encoding OTU domain-containing protein 6A — encoded protein: MEDSRSEQQRMLRRHYREKKELQARIQLMKSSVPKSDKKKRKQLNLDVARLEAEMEQKHQQELEKFQGFPDISNVDSVTENLAKMDLENQPPRFSRAQRKRERRAALERARQERIAEVDMEYLASFRQDEEEKLSAILGAKHLEMKDMPTDSHCMYRAIQDQLVFSVTVESLRRRTAEYMRKHVDDFLPFFSDLEPGDAYSRDYFLSYCDDIVGSASWGGQLELRALSHVLQAPIEVIQADSPAVVIGEEYTRKPLILVYVRYTCNFGAHYNSVKPQEAGAAGGAAPRLF